The proteins below come from a single Pedobacter aquae genomic window:
- the topA gene encoding type I DNA topoisomerase: MAKNLLIVESPAKAKTIEGYLGKDFLVKSSYGHIRDLKKDDGAIEVDNDFKQHYEIPADKKQVVAELKKLAKEAEMIWLASDEDREGEAIAWHLYDSLGLKESNTKRIVFHEITKPAILKAIENPRTIDYNLVNAQQARRVLDRLVGFELSPVLWKKVKPSLSAGRVQSVAVRLIVDREREINHFTAESAYKIIAIFSTGKAKEIFKAELPQRYANKDEAEQFLKDCIGAGFKVNSLDTKPTKRNPAPPFTTSTLQQEASRKLGFSVSRTMTVAQKLYETGKITYMRTDSVNLSDTAIEAAEREINSAYGNKYHFKRTFKTKSAGAQEAHEAIRPTHFEWHSIDGDASEKRLYELIWKRAIASQMSEAQFEKTTAKINISSRKEDLTANGEVMKFDGFLKVYLESEDEESDAHLEDENNAILPPLSVNQSLELVEMNATERFSRPPARYTEASLVKKLEELGIGRPSTYAPTISTIQNRGYVVREDREGKSRSYGVYTLKNDKIVNATKSEVTGTEKGKLFPTDIGAVVNDFLVEHFKDIVDFNFTASVEKQFDEIANGLKEWTKMLHNFYKPFHTEVEDTLKNAERASGERLLGTDPATGKNVYTRIGKFGPMVQIGEAEDEEKPRYASLLKAQSVETLTLKDALELFKLPFSLEDYDGKEVAVGVGRFGPYVKWGETFISLPKNEDPLTVNQERAIAIIQEKLHTDAPVAQYRNLPVTKGKGRFGPFIKWNDLYINIPVRYNFDNLSQQDIEELIGAKMEKEANRYIQQWESEKIAIENGRWGPFIRFGKQMLKLGKNAATNQKFTAEDLAAISLEDVKKLITEQIPDAFEPKTKKATKKAPAKKAVAKKK, translated from the coding sequence ATGGCGAAAAACTTACTGATTGTAGAGTCTCCGGCGAAAGCCAAAACTATAGAAGGATATTTAGGTAAAGACTTCCTGGTGAAATCCAGTTATGGCCATATCCGTGATTTGAAGAAAGATGATGGAGCAATTGAAGTTGATAACGATTTTAAACAGCACTATGAAATTCCTGCCGATAAAAAACAGGTCGTAGCCGAGTTGAAGAAGTTAGCAAAAGAAGCAGAAATGATTTGGCTAGCATCCGATGAGGACCGCGAGGGAGAAGCTATTGCATGGCATTTGTATGATTCATTAGGATTAAAAGAAAGCAATACCAAACGTATTGTCTTTCATGAGATTACCAAACCTGCTATTTTAAAAGCTATAGAAAACCCAAGAACTATTGATTATAATTTAGTAAATGCCCAACAGGCCAGACGTGTTTTAGACCGTTTAGTTGGTTTTGAGCTTTCTCCGGTACTTTGGAAAAAAGTGAAGCCTTCCCTTTCGGCTGGTAGGGTGCAATCTGTAGCGGTAAGATTAATTGTTGATAGAGAAAGAGAAATCAACCATTTCACGGCAGAATCTGCTTATAAGATTATCGCTATCTTCTCTACAGGTAAAGCAAAAGAAATTTTTAAGGCAGAACTGCCTCAACGATATGCCAATAAAGACGAGGCAGAGCAGTTTTTAAAAGATTGTATTGGTGCTGGTTTTAAAGTTAATTCTTTAGATACCAAGCCAACCAAAAGAAATCCGGCTCCGCCTTTTACCACCTCTACCCTACAACAAGAGGCTAGTAGAAAGCTAGGTTTTTCGGTTTCAAGAACTATGACAGTGGCTCAGAAACTATATGAAACCGGAAAAATCACTTATATGAGAACCGATTCTGTTAACCTTTCTGATACTGCTATTGAAGCTGCAGAAAGAGAAATTAACAGCGCATACGGTAATAAATATCATTTTAAAAGAACGTTTAAGACAAAATCTGCCGGAGCGCAGGAAGCTCACGAAGCTATCAGACCTACCCATTTTGAATGGCATAGTATTGATGGTGATGCCAGCGAAAAACGTTTGTACGAATTGATTTGGAAAAGAGCCATTGCCTCTCAAATGAGTGAAGCTCAGTTTGAAAAAACTACAGCTAAAATCAATATCTCCTCACGTAAAGAAGATTTAACAGCCAATGGCGAGGTGATGAAATTTGACGGTTTCTTAAAAGTATACCTAGAATCTGAAGATGAGGAAAGTGATGCCCATTTAGAGGATGAAAATAATGCTATTTTACCTCCGCTAAGCGTTAACCAAAGCTTAGAATTGGTAGAAATGAACGCTACAGAGCGCTTTAGCAGACCTCCTGCAAGGTATACCGAAGCTTCTTTAGTAAAGAAACTAGAAGAATTGGGTATTGGCAGACCATCTACTTATGCCCCAACCATTTCTACCATACAAAACCGTGGTTATGTAGTAAGAGAAGACCGCGAAGGAAAAAGTAGAAGTTATGGTGTTTACACCCTTAAAAACGATAAAATTGTTAATGCTACCAAATCTGAAGTTACCGGAACTGAAAAAGGGAAGCTTTTCCCTACAGATATTGGTGCAGTAGTAAACGACTTTTTAGTAGAACACTTTAAAGATATTGTTGACTTTAACTTTACTGCTTCTGTTGAGAAACAATTTGATGAAATTGCTAATGGCTTAAAAGAGTGGACTAAAATGCTTCACAATTTTTACAAGCCTTTCCATACAGAAGTTGAGGATACTTTAAAAAATGCCGAGAGAGCTAGCGGTGAGCGCCTTTTAGGAACAGACCCTGCTACAGGTAAAAATGTTTATACCCGTATTGGTAAGTTTGGCCCTATGGTGCAAATTGGCGAAGCAGAGGATGAAGAAAAACCTCGTTACGCCAGCTTGTTAAAAGCACAATCTGTAGAAACGCTTACTTTAAAAGACGCTTTAGAACTCTTTAAACTACCTTTTTCTTTAGAAGATTATGATGGTAAAGAAGTTGCCGTTGGTGTTGGCAGATTTGGGCCTTATGTTAAATGGGGAGAAACTTTTATCTCTCTACCTAAAAATGAAGATCCGTTAACGGTAAACCAAGAAAGAGCTATTGCCATTATTCAGGAAAAACTACATACAGATGCCCCTGTAGCGCAATACAGAAATCTGCCTGTAACCAAAGGTAAAGGCAGATTTGGACCATTCATCAAATGGAATGATTTATATATCAATATCCCGGTAAGGTATAATTTTGATAACTTAAGTCAGCAAGATATTGAAGAGCTGATTGGTGCTAAAATGGAGAAAGAAGCTAACCGTTACATACAGCAATGGGAAAGCGAGAAAATTGCCATTGAAAACGGCCGTTGGGGACCATTCATCCGCTTTGGCAAACAAATGTTAAAGTTAGGAAAAAACGCAGCTACCAACCAGAAATTTACGGCAGAAGATTTAGCAGCTATCTCTTTAGAAGATGTTAAAAAACTTATTACCGAGCAAATACCTGATGCTTTTGAGCCTAAAACAAAAAAAGCTACCAAAAAAGCTCCTGCAAAGAAGGCGGTAGCGAAGAAAAAGTAA